A stretch of the Magnetococcales bacterium genome encodes the following:
- the nikR gene encoding nickel-responsive transcriptional regulator NikR, whose protein sequence is MERFTISLDEELAQQFDALMHLRGYKNRSEAVRDLLRKELAAVKLAEEGSLAGVGAVVYVYDHHKRELARRLTSMQHSEHDLVNATLHIHLDQERCLEVAVLRGVVQRIRNHAQAIMAEAGVQHGHLYLVPMDSPDAD, encoded by the coding sequence ATGGAAAGATTCACCATTTCCCTGGACGAGGAGTTGGCGCAGCAGTTTGATGCGTTGATGCATCTGCGCGGGTACAAAAACCGGTCCGAGGCGGTGCGGGATTTGCTGCGCAAGGAGCTTGCGGCGGTCAAACTGGCGGAAGAGGGGTCTTTGGCGGGTGTGGGGGCGGTCGTCTATGTCTATGATCATCACAAGCGGGAGTTGGCACGCCGGTTGACGAGCATGCAGCACAGTGAGCATGATCTGGTCAATGCGACCCTGCATATTCATCTGGATCAGGAACGTTGTCTGGAAGTGGCTGTTTTGCGGGGTGTCGTGCAGCGGATCCGCAACCATGCCCAGGCCATCATGGCAGAAGCCGGGGTGCAACATGGTCATCTTTATCTGGTGCCCATGGACAGCCCCGATGCCGATTGA
- a CDS encoding DedA family protein: MSEQFTEYLLALMGQLNYTAIFVLMAAESSILPVPSELVMIPAGYLASQGRLDPWLIVLSSSLGSIAGSLGSYYLAYWLGRPLILRFGKYFLITPEHLDKTETFVQRHGEISIFTGRFIPGIRHLVSMPAGLARMRLAPFTFYTLVGATLWNVVLLILGYVIGENRQWLQDNLKLVIGGGVGFAVLVLLGYVLWQRSRHR, translated from the coding sequence ATGAGTGAGCAGTTTACCGAGTATTTGCTGGCCCTGATGGGGCAGCTTAACTACACCGCCATTTTTGTCCTGATGGCGGCGGAGAGTTCCATTCTGCCGGTTCCTTCCGAACTGGTCATGATTCCCGCCGGCTATCTGGCTTCCCAGGGACGTTTGGACCCGTGGCTGATTGTCCTCTCTTCCAGCCTGGGGAGTATTGCCGGTTCCCTGGGCAGCTATTATCTGGCCTATTGGCTGGGACGCCCGTTGATCCTGCGTTTTGGCAAATATTTTTTGATCACCCCGGAACACCTGGACAAGACCGAAACGTTTGTGCAGCGCCATGGGGAAATTTCCATTTTTACGGGACGTTTCATTCCCGGCATCCGTCACCTGGTCTCCATGCCTGCCGGGTTGGCCCGCATGCGTCTGGCTCCCTTCACGTTCTACACCCTGGTGGGGGCCACCCTCTGGAATGTGGTGTTGCTCATTCTGGGGTATGTCATTGGCGAAAACCGGCAATGGCTCCAGGACAATCTGAAACTGGTGATCGGGGGGGGAGTCGGGTTCGCCGTACTCGTGCTGCTCGGATATGTCCTGTGGCAGCGCAGCAGGCATCGATGA
- a CDS encoding PDGLE domain-containing protein, with the protein MHMSDALLSVEVGVGFWLVSGAGIALSSRKVQTHQTQAMVPMMGMLGAFVFAAQMLNFSIPGTGSSGHLAGGILLSILLGGHAAFLVMASVLVVQALLFADGGLLALGANMVNLGIIPCYLVYPLLCRPLLENSSKSDKIKRLRVILATILTAQLGSLGVVLETWLSGRADLPWQPFLLVMQPIQLVMGTLEGFITVAVLRFLHHARTEWQGNFQSAQIGKAVHAGMESGIRNRKERPRLPLVAGLALLCATVLPWYASTKPDGLEFSIARLSAATGLRQSPGIVHQDLAQLQHRLALMPKYELKQPDLQAGPHQPGETPHPAGPQQPGETPHPAGPQQPGETPNAAKSPAGSRHPESRSLDIQANQNRPWGTPDAEKSLAGLLGGIVTLGLLLGVGWLSAPRRRSATADPTHE; encoded by the coding sequence ATGCACATGTCCGATGCCTTGTTGTCCGTGGAAGTCGGGGTTGGTTTCTGGCTGGTCAGCGGAGCGGGCATTGCGCTCAGTTCCCGCAAGGTGCAAACCCACCAAACGCAGGCCATGGTCCCCATGATGGGCATGTTGGGCGCTTTTGTCTTTGCCGCCCAGATGCTCAATTTTTCCATTCCCGGCACCGGCTCCAGCGGCCATCTGGCCGGCGGCATACTCCTTTCCATCCTGTTGGGTGGCCATGCGGCCTTCCTGGTGATGGCTTCGGTACTCGTGGTCCAGGCCCTGCTGTTCGCCGACGGCGGCCTGTTGGCCCTGGGAGCCAACATGGTCAATCTGGGGATCATTCCCTGCTATCTGGTGTATCCCCTGCTGTGCCGCCCTCTGCTCGAAAACAGCTCCAAGTCGGACAAAATAAAGCGCTTAAGGGTGATCCTGGCCACCATCCTGACCGCACAACTGGGTTCCTTGGGGGTCGTCCTGGAAACTTGGCTCTCCGGCAGGGCCGACCTCCCTTGGCAACCCTTCCTGCTGGTCATGCAACCCATTCAACTGGTCATGGGTACCCTCGAAGGGTTTATCACGGTTGCCGTATTACGGTTTTTGCACCATGCGCGGACCGAGTGGCAAGGAAATTTCCAGTCCGCCCAGATCGGCAAGGCCGTTCATGCCGGGATGGAGTCCGGAATCAGGAACAGGAAGGAACGCCCCCGTCTCCCCCTGGTGGCCGGCCTGGCCTTGTTGTGCGCCACCGTGCTGCCCTGGTATGCCTCGACCAAACCGGATGGTCTGGAGTTTTCCATCGCCCGTTTGTCCGCAGCGACCGGATTGCGCCAATCGCCGGGCATTGTTCACCAGGATCTGGCGCAACTCCAGCATCGCCTGGCCCTGATGCCGAAATATGAGCTGAAACAACCGGACCTCCAGGCCGGTCCCCATCAACCCGGAGAGACCCCACATCCGGCAGGTCCCCAACAACCCGGAGAGACCCCACATCCGGCAGGTCCCCAGCAACCCGGAGAGACCCCGAATGCCGCAAAATCCCCGGCAGGGTCGCGCCATCCGGAATCGCGCAGTCTGGACATACAGGCCAATCAAAACCGTCCCTGGGGAACCCCGGACGCTGAAAAATCCCTGGCAGGCCTGCTGGGCGGCATCGTGACCCTGGGCCTGCTGCTGGGCGTGGGATGGCTGTCGGCCCCGCGCCGGAGGAGCGCTACTGCCGATCCAACACACGAATAA